A single Lactuca sativa cultivar Salinas chromosome 8, Lsat_Salinas_v11, whole genome shotgun sequence DNA region contains:
- the LOC111889701 gene encoding serine/threonine-protein kinase BSK1, translating to MGLCASAPKSRTNPERNQFQNHQKSNLFSYNQTNPPSTNSPQKFSGQVPPQTTTSPGGGGAGGGGGGGATPSFSEFSFADLKTATNNFSTDLIVSESGEKAPNLVYKGRLKNRRWIAVKKFSKLAWPDPKQFAEEAWGVGKLRHKRLANLIGYCCDGEERLLVAEYMPNDTLAKHLFHWENQTIEWAMRIRVAQYISDALNYCSTEGREVYHDLNAYRVLFDEEGDPRLSCFGFMRNSRDGKSYSTNLAYTPPEYLKHGRVTPESVVYSFGTVLLDLLSGKHIPPSHALDMIRGKNIILLMDSHLEGNFSTDEATIVVDLASKCLQYEPKDRPTIKDLVATLGPLQNKCDVPSHVMLGISKQEEAPLTPQRPLSPLGEACSRKDLTAIHQILVMTHYRDDEGTGTNELSFQEWTQQMRDMLEARKRGDQAFRDKDFKAAIDFYSQFIDVGTMISPTVYARRSLCYLLCDQPDAALRDAMQAQIVYADWPTAFYMQSVALGKLDMHQDALDMLNEASGLEQKRHKGERRGS from the exons ATGGGTCTTTGTGCATCAGCTCCAAAATCAAGAACAAACCCAGAAAGGAATCAGTTTCAGAACCATCAAAAAAGCAATCTTTTTAGCTATAATCAAACAAACCCACCTTCCACCAACAGCCCACAAAAGTTTTCCGGCCAGGTTCCGCCGCAAACCACCACAAGTCCTGGTGGCGGTGGtgcaggtggtggtggtggtggtggtgctacTCCTTCTTTCTCTGAATTCTCTTTCGCCGACCTAAAAACTGCTACTAATAATTTCAGTACAGATTTAATTGTATCTGAAAGTGGTGAAAAAGCACCCAATCTTGTGTATAAAGGAAGGCTCAAGAATCGTCGGTGGATTGCTGTCAAGAAATTCTCCAAATTGGCATGGCCGGACCCTAAACAATTTGCG gAGGAAGCATGGGGTGTAGGGAAGCTGCGACATAAAAGGCTGGCTAATTTAATCGGTTATTGTTGTGATGGTGAAGAGAGGTTGCTTGTTGCTGAGTACATGCCAAATGACACTCTTGCTAAGCATTTATTTCACT GGGAAAATCAAACAATCGAGTGGGCTATGCGAATAAGGGTGGCTCAATACATATCCGATGCCTTAAACTATTGTAGCACCGAAGGTCGTGAAGTGTATCATGACCTCAATGCCTATAGGGTTCTCTTTGACGAG GAGGGAGATCCCCGCCTTTCATGTTTTGGATTCATGAGAAACAGTCGGGATGGAAAAAGCTATAGCACGAATCTTGCATATACGCCTCCAGAATATCTCAAACATG GAAGAGTCACCCCAGAAAGCGTTGTATATAGCTTTGGAACAGTTCTTTTAGATCTCCTAAGTGGGAAACACATCCCACCAAGTCAC GCGCTCGATATGATTCGTGGAAAaaacatcatacttttaatggATTCACATTTAGAAGGGAACTTTTCAACCGATGAAGCAACTATAGTCGTTGATCTTGCATCTAAATGTTTGCAATATGAACCGAAAGATAGACCTACCATTAAAGACCTTGTAGCAACACTTGGTCCACTTCAAAAcaaatgcgat GTTCCATCTCATGTAATGCTTGGAATTTCTAAACAAGAGGAAGCTCCATTAACTCCACAACGCCCACTTTCACCTTTAGGAGAGGCTTGTTCCCGAAAGGATCTTACTGCAATTCATCAAATTTTGGTTATGACACATTATCGTGATGATGAAGGAACCGGAACTAATGAG ttgtcGTTCCAAGAATGGACTCAGCAGATGAGAGATATGTTGGAGGCAAGGAAACGAGGAGACCAAGCATTCCGTGATAAGGACTTCAAAGCTGCCATCGACTTTTATTCACAG TTCATAGATGTGGGAACGATGATTTCACCAACAGTTTATGCAAGGAGAAGCTTGTGCTATTTGCTATGTGATCAACCGGATGCTGCTCTTAGAGACGCCATGCAAGCACAGATTGTATATGCAGACTGGCCCACAGCCTTTTACATGCAATCGGTTGCTCTTGGAAAGCTGGACATGCATCAAGATGCACTTGATATGTTAAATGAGGCTTCTGGGCTTGAACAAAAACGACACAAAGGTGAACGACGAGGGTCGTAG